The DNA window TCCCGATCCATGCGACCCAGGCTGGACAACGCCTGGGAACGCCGTTTCCGGCCGTTTCCGGGATCCGGGACAGATTTCTCCGGTTTGTATGTCAAAGACACGGGCACCTGGCGTTCTTTGTATGTGGGAAGAAAGGTCTTTGTCGATGCGGGCCAAATCGGGCCTCGTGCGCGGCCTTTGTGGTTCAAGTTCATTGTTGGCCGGCTTGATGAGAGCATtgcgacgacgcggccgcgcggcgacCCGCGGGGCCGTGGGCTGATCCGCTGAGATGGCACCCCGAGGTCGGTGCGCTCGAGACCAGGGTCCTCGCCTGACGGCTGCCATCTCAGATTCAATCTGCCCCTGGCTTGCTTGACCTCCATCACTCGAGTTCTTACACACACAGCAGTATGCAAGTACACTACACCGTAGCGGTAAGATTGCGTAATTTAGTGTATGTGATAGAGACGCCGTCTCAACGATCCCACCGAGGCGACCTGCGTCGCAACGCCGTTTAAATTTCCTAAACATAGCATCAGCGCATATTTATTTCCCACCAAGCAGCCCGGTGCGTTTGGTGTGTCCATGCAGGTCAAAACTGGTTGAcggtcgtcatcgtcgatGATAGTTGGACTGTGCCCCGGGGCTGCGTCAGCTCCTTTGCAACCGCAGGCCAGCGGCGGGCACAAGGAATGCAGATGAGGGGCAGAACACAGAAGAGGTCGGCAGTAGTACGTAGGTTAGGCTGGTGCACCCAGAAGGATCATGCGTATTTGCGAGGAAGATCACATCGCTATACCGGTTGTCCTTGAAATACACGACGCCCAACGCCTCAATCTTGGAACTGCGAACCAAAAGAACACCCGGGTATAAGCCAACGAATCCCCCACATATCGTAACAAGGAAATGGGTCGCCCAACAGCTCATTGTGCGTAATTGTACCTCTGCCCCAACTGCCCGTGCCCGTACTGAGCTTGTCCCGGCGGCGCTTTGGCGTAGTCGGCTGGGTTATACTGGACATACTGGGTTGGTTGCGAGGTGTGCTTGGCGTCCGCCTGTCTCTCGTGTTGATGCTCCTCCTTTGTCTCGCGGTGGGGTGCTAGCGGTGCTGGAAAGGCCCCACTGTCGAGACCTGGCGATCGAGAACCGAGATTGGAGGAAATGGAGACGGGACGGGGGACTGGGGTCGTCCATTGTCCAGAAACCGACGGGTTGGGGCTTGTGTTGGGGTGCTGACGAGGGTCGATGACTGAGTCCCGGTTGCCTGGAAGAGGGGGAGAATGACCTGCTTGCTGGGGTGACTGTCTGCCGGGCTGGAGACTGGGTGCCGCATGGTAAAAGTCACCGGGCATTTCTACCGGGTCCTGGTTTGCTTCCGCGGCCGGGAGCTCCTGGGGACCGTCGGGCGCTCCGAAACCGAAGGCGGGGGCCTGTGGGTGGTACGCGCCGCCTTGCTGTGATCCTGCAGTGCCTGGGCGGTAGTAACCGGGTGGCGGAGCATACATCGACTGTATCCGAGGGACTTGATAAGGAGTTGGCGGCGACCCGATGGGCGGCGAGCCTCGGACGGAGGGGGCGTAATGAAGGTTGGTGGGAGACGGGAGGGGTGACCTGACCGACTGGCTTCGGTCCGCCGGATTGAGTGTTTTGAGCTTGCCGTCTTCGATCATGGCCTGAAGAACGCCGGCATCGAGCAATTCGGCCTTCTTGATGATGCGGCGCACCATCTCAGCGCCGGCCCTTTTCAGCTGCGACTTGACGAAGTTGAGCATCGTCACGTTGCACCTGATCTCGATATCCTCCCGCAGGTACAGCCCGTCCGAGGGGGCGCCGAGGGCTTTCAGGCCGATCTCGGCGGGTTCCGGCGGCTCAACGCCCGGCTGGTTCCCCGCGATGCGGTAGGTGTTGCGCAGATCGACGTTCATGGGGGCGTAGATGTGAGTCTGCAGGCCCCACGGCATATTGTGGAAGCAACCGTTGAACTTGATGGTCGAAGCGCCCATCTTGCCGATGCCAGGGAGCACCTGGATGCGCTCCGTGATCTCGTACCAAGTCGAGTAGTACTCGTCAGTCTCGGCATTCTGCGGGGCCGCAATGGGCTTGTGTGAGAGGACGAGCGGGTTCAATGTGATAACCTCGGAGTGCGAGTGGAGGATATCGATGGCCAGTTGGCGCGGAATAAAGCTCGGGATGGGCGTGATGACGGTGAAGGTGTCCTTCTTCCGCAACATGGCGGATGGCTGGTGTGAGAGGGTGAGGAGGACCCTCTCTGTTGTTGGTTCTGGTAGTGTATCTTAACGAGATGGCGCAAAGCTCACAACGGTCTATCAAGCCACAATAACGAGACTGGAGAGAACACAGGAAAAGCAGTTGGGACGAGATCTCGCGGATGCTCAGGGAACGGAGAACCAACACCGGATTTGAAAGGAAATGAGGAGCGGTGGGCAGGGGAGGGACAACCGTCTTTATTTTCGGGGCGCAGCTTCGAGGGGGCCAAAAACGTGGACGGCATGGATGGGCGCTGCTGAGCGATCCGTCCTCCGGACAGCCCGCCCATTGACCCTTGGAACCAACCGCTTTCTCTCAATGCCTGTGCCGCCAAGAGTCCACAATCAATCGTGCATCCTCAGCACTCGACGAGTCTTTGTCCCCAATTGGATGACGTGAGACTGGCCGGTCAGTCAGTAAATATTGCGGCTGTTCGACAGATTAATTGAACAGAATGAGCACGCTCACAGACGTTGTATGTAGGCGCATACACTATCTCCGTACTTGCAACCCACAAGACCACCTACCAACCATGTCGGCAGAGACTCAGGTTGGCACGCTGCCCAACCTCGCCTTACCGAAAGTACAGAAGAGGAGGAACGGTATCTCAGCAAAACGTGTTGTTTCTTTTCCCTTTTATAACGTTTTAATAGtaatattccgtacatatTTGCATTTGCCCTTTACTTCCATTTCTCCAATTTCTCCTCCGGTTTGCCTGCCTGTTTCTGTCCTTCTGACAACTCTCTGCTCGGCTCACTGGCGCTCAAAATCATTTTTCCGTAATGTAAAGTTGCGATCAAATTTCGTAACCCGTACAGTAGCTCCCGGGGGTACCCGGTCATGCTTTGAAATCATGTCCCAGGCACATGATTGGAAGTCACAGTCAGAAGCAGATTGGAGGGCACACTGTGCCAGATACTGTTCCAGCTACCCCACTAAGAACGTCTAATCTTTCAGTCGTTAACCCCACCACTGCATTTGGCAGCTCTGGCTCCTACAGAACCACTTGCCAAAGTCATCTCGATCTACACTGCAAACACCATCATTTGCAGGATGGCGTCGGCTTCTTCCTCAGCGACTGACCCAGCCGGGCAATCTGAGCTGCCCGTCGTCGTGGTCTGCATCGGCATGGCAGGTCTGTCATCGGTTGATCGCCGCTTGTTGTCGCCCTCGGCAGCGTCACTAACAGTCTTTCTAGGATCTGGCAAGACGACTTTCATGCAACGGATCATCGCCCACCTCCACGCGAAAAAGGAGCCGCCGTATGTAATCAACCTTGACCCAGCCGTCACGAATACGTCGTTCCAGAGCAATATCGACATTCGCGACTCGGTAAACTACAAGAAGGTGATGGAAGAGTACCGTCTAGGGCCCAATGGGGGCATCACGACATCTCTCAACCTCTTCGCAACAAAGGTGGATCAAATCCTGGGCCTCCTGGAGAAGCGGGCCGCGCTAGACCCGGCGAATCCGACACGCAAGCCAATCAAGCATATCCTCGTCGACACGCCCGGGCAGATTGAAGTGTTCATGTGGTCAGCGTCAGGAACCATCCTACTCGACTCGCTCGCTTCGTCGTTCCCCACCGTCATTGCCTACATAATCGATACCCCGCGTACGAGCTCCACGGCGACATTCATGAGCAACATGCTGTACGCCTGCAGTATCATGTACAAGTCGAAGCTGCCCATGATTTTGGCGTTTAACAAGACCGATGTCAAGGATGCGTCGTTCGCCCAGGAGTGGATGACCGACCTTGACGCTTTCCAAGAGGCTCTGCACGGGGACGAGAACCGCAACGCTTTTGGTGGGGtggaaggcgaaggcgctgGGACGGGATACATGAGCAGCCTTCTGAACAGCATGAGCCTGATGCTGCACGAGTTCTACCACCATCTTAACTTGGTCAGTGTCAGCGCCCTGCAGGGGATCGGAATCGATGAGTTCTTCGAGGCGGTCAAAGAAAAGGCCGAGGAGTTCAAGCGGGATTACCAACCCGAGCTGGAGCGCAGGCGCGCCGAGAGGGAAGAGGACAAGAAGAGGCGGCGGGAAAAGGAACTGGAGAAGATGATGAAGGGCATGTCAATGGGCGGGGCGGTTCCGTCAAGCGCTGCCGGAGAAgccaaggacgaggatgacgatgCCTTGGGGCCACTGAGGGAACTGAGCTCAGATGAAGACAGTGACGATGAGATCGACGACGAGCAGGACCGAGAGGGACTCCAGGCCAGATACGAGGCGGCGATGCAGCAGCAAGAGGACTCTATTACGGCCGATGCCAGCTTTGCCAAGTACCTGCACACACAGCGCTGACGATAGCGGTGAGCGCAGAAGGAAGGGGCGCAGCGCACAGGTTTCGTGCGACGGGGAAACGGGCATCAGACATGCATTATCGGCGTTTGGACATGATACCAGCTTTAGGTAGACCAAGGATTGACAGGGGAACTCAAAAATGATACCTCGTTACCCTATTTTTGCCTCTTCATATCCCCCAAAACGCCGTACCCGAATGCAATACCCAGTGGCTGTTATCCTCCCCGGCTTCCTTCTGCCTCACATTTGCAAGACGGCATGGGGAAGCCGTCGTGCGCGCCATCGTTGTCCCCCTCCTCCCAAGCCCGTCTTCCAACCAACGACCACAGATCCAGATCCAAGGAGCGTCAGCTACCTCGCCTCGAACTGAACCATCCTACAACGGAGAAGAAACGGTCAGCATCTTTAAGCGCCCGTACCCCATCCATCACCAGCgtgcggccggccggccggccggggccTGTCTCACCTCTTGGTGCGCTCCTTGTAGAGCACGCGCGCGCCGCACTTCTGGCAGCGGATCGGCGCGCCCTTCTCCAGCGGCACGCGCACGGCGCAGTCGCCGCACAGGTAGTAcatgacgccgccgccgctctcgccggcgtagtcgcgcgcggcgccgggcacgTTGTAGGAAGAactcgcgccgccggcggctgcgccggtGCCGGAGCTGGTCGGCACTTGGTACTGCTCGCGCGACATCGTGGGATGGGTCTCGGCTGCCTAGATGTATGATACTTGGGAAGGTGTTGGCGTGTGGCAAAATGCGGGGTGCGAGCGAACGGGTGGGCGGCCTGGTTGATGGAAGCTGGCGGGTTTGCGGCGGGTGATGGATGGATTTGCGATGGGATAGTTAACGCTGGTTTCTTCGTCGTGAGCGCTCGACGCTGAGCAATCAATGCGCGGGGCTCAGAGGCGGCAGAAAAATAGGGCGGCCGGAGGCGGCAGAATGTGGGTCGCGGCTCTGATGCACCACGTGCCTTCGCGCCAGGGGTGCCGAGCCGGGGTCGCGATGCGGCAGGCAAGCGACCTTGCAATTGATAGGTTGTGGAAGGTACGGCTGGCTGGTTACGTTGCGTTATGCCAAACCACACACTCTTTTACCTCAACAAACGTTTCACTCAGTGTCTCAAGCTTCAACTTCGCATTTTGTGAGCGACGTCCCTCCTCCAAGAAGAATTCTTTCCACTCTCGCTTCGCAATCACGAACCAGGATGGCGCCCAAAACGTCCGACTCCTCGCTCCCGCCAGTCCCGTCCCCCGACTTCGACCGCGCGTCATCCGCCGGCCCAGACGACGCCATCTGCCCCTTCTGCCACATCTCGGCCGTCTTCCCGCCCTAcaacccggccgcgccgccgcccccgtccTCCGCCGAGCTCAACCCGTCCCTGACCTTTCCGCAGCCGTCCACGTTCATCATCCTCTCGACCCCGCACCTCATCGGCTTCCTCGACATCATGCCGCTCGCGGCCGGACACATCCTGCTCTGCCCGCGGCCGCACCGGCCCAAGCTGACcgacgcggcgccggccgaggccgccgagctgggccGCTACCTGCGCGTCGTGTCGGCCGCGGTCGTCCGCGCGACGGGCGTCGGCGACTGGAACGTGGTGCAGAacaacggcgccgccgccgcgcaggtcGTGCCGCACATGCATTTCCACGTCATCCCGCGGCCGGAGCTGCGCGATCAGCGCAGCGAGCGGTTCACGGCCACCATGTTTGGGCGCGGCCAGCGGGATGAGttggatgaggaggaggcggccgagtTGGCGCAGCGCGTGAGGGTCGCGATCGCGGAGGTGCTGAGGGCGGATGAGGAGGGTTGTGCGAAGTTGTAGCAGGTGGATCAAATCGGGCATCATGAGTGTGGTGCTTTAGATGTGCGTTGAGCGCTACGGAAAGTGGCCCTTCAgtgtgggggaggggggaggggaggggggaatTCGCACGATTCACGAGGGCGACGCGCGCTCGCCATTTCAGACGCCCATCGGTACGTGTGGTCCGAGTGTTTCCTGTACTACGTGGATTGTCTAACTGGAACAGAATTGCGATAAGCCTTCGGATCACTCATCATCCCCAAAGAACACCTTGACCGGCAGCCACCCGTCGCCGCAGACCTTGAACCGATCCGGGATCGCATCGATCTTGGCCATCTCTTCATCGGTCAAATCCCACCCGTCCAGGTCGAAGTTGGCCTTGACCCGGTCGGGATTAACACTCTTGGGCAGAACGGACCAGCCCTTCTTAATGCCCCACAGGAGGAGGACCTGCTGCACACTGCGGTTCTTGGCCTTTGCGATGGACGCGATCGTCTCGTTCCTGTACAGCGGCGagtcgctgctgccgagcgGGGAGTAGCCGGAGGCGTGGATGCCCTTAGAGGCGCAGTACGCGACGAGCTTCGGCGACGGATTGCTCGGGTGGAGCTCGATCTGGTTGACGGCCGGGACGATCTGCATATGGTCAGCACCCATGTCCGTGTTTACCCATCCTGGACCCAGCCTGGCTGACGTACCTTGCAGCTCGGGTCGTTGAGCAATCTCTCCAAGTTCTTGATGCCGAAGTTGCTCACGCCGATGTTCTTCACCTTGCCTGTCCCGACCAACTTCTGCATCTCCCGCCACGTATCCACGAAGTCCCAGTCGGGATAGTGCTTCTTGAGGTCCGACGGGTCTGTGCTCGACGGCCAGTGCATCAGGTACAGGTCGACGTAGCTCGTGCCGAGGTTGGCCAGCGAGAGGTCCAGCGCTTCCGCGGACCGCTTGTGCCACGGGTTGTCCAGCTTGGTAGTCAGGAAGATCTCCTCGCGCGGCACGCCCGACGCCCGGATGCCCTCGCCAACCTCCTTCTCGTTGCCATAGGCGAAGGCAGTGTCGATGTGCCGGTAGCCTGCCCGCAGGGCGGCTTCGacggccttctcgacctcACCGGGCCGCGACTGCCATGTGCCGAGCCCGATCGCGGGGATCGAGTCGCCCGTGTTGAGCTTGAAGGTCTTGCTGGGGGCCGCCGTTAGTGTGTGAGGGGTAGAGGAGGGTCCGGCTGTGCGGGGTCGCTCACGCGGTGTTCTTGATCTCGGCCATGGTGTTTGCCTTTTGCTCGTTGCTCGCTGTGTGCTCGTTGTACACAACGCAATGGGGATGCGAGACAATTATATCTCGGTAGACTCGAGGTGCCAGAGGCGGGGTACCATATCACCGGGTCTTCCACCGCCTTCGATCAACCAGAGCAGATGACGTTATTGGCGTTTAAACCCCGCATCGTGCCTCGCGTCGCCGCACCCGGACAACCCACTTAGCCACCAAGGTAACCCCTTAGCACTGGATGCAAGCGGGGATCTCCGCAGCGCACCGCTTGACAGGGCGGCCCGAAACATTCTTATCCCGGTCCGAAGATACGGCGTCGCGGTCCGATAGGCGCGGCAAACATCCAGAAGTGGAGTGCTCAAAGGGGCTATCTGCGTGGACTTCCACACCGGATGACTCAAACTACTGTGTTTAGGGTGGTTGCTTACTGATGGAACCCCGCAAGAACGTGATGTCGGGGTGACGccccttttttcttttcagGGGGTAAACATTATCCTGGACTGTGGACCTTGTGTAGCGTTGAGCCGCAATTAATCGAATGGCATTCGCAAGAAATGGTCTAGTTTTCCACACCGGGTCATCGAAACGGTATAACGAGACACGCTCCCCAATTACAACAACATCCGACGCCCCCAGACCGCCGCGACACCGTGTCCATTCCACCAAACCTAGCTTCTAACACGAACAGAAATCAGACTTCCCCTCGTCGCTTCACCGCTTTCTCTAAGAGCTCGCTTCTCTCTGAACTTTCCACTTCCCCGCCTAACCATCCGTCCCGCTGCTCCTAAACGTGGCACAGAGCGCGGCGTAGTGGTGCGTCAGGTCCAGCACCGACTGCGGCAGGTTGGTGGCCTGGATGATGCTGCGGATCTTGacggcgccctcgtcctcgatgAGCATGCGGACGGTGtgcagcagctcgggcgaGAACTCGCTGTACCAGCGGTACTGCCAGGTGACGAGGCGgatggtggcggcgacggtgtCGCGCGTGCTGCCCTTGGTCTTCTCAAACACCTTGAGgatgccggccagcgccttgGGGCTGAAGCGCTGCGCCAGGCACGCGCGGTacgcctcgaccgcctcgtccACGTGCTGCAGCCGCTCGGCCAGGCTGCCCAGGATCTCCCACTCCTCGGCCGACTTCTTGTACTGCATGCTCTGCGCCCGGTACTGCGCCATCTGCGTGCGCCAGATCGTGTAGACGCGCAGGTCCTCGTAGAGGACCATGAAGAGGCTGTCGAGCCAGCGCTCGCAGAGCCGCTTGTTGTTGAGGCGCGAGAAGTGGTCGTCTTTGGGGCCCTGTTCGGATGATTAGAGACGCACGGTAAGGAAGGGAGAAGAGGTAACAGCTGGTCGACTTACGCTGTCGTCGCCCTTCTTGACCTCGTCTGGATCGACCGCGCTGGAGGGCCTCTCAATGTCTTCGGCACGCCCGTTAGGGGCAAGCGTTTGCGCGGCGGATCCACTGTCTGCCTCCTTTGAcaccttctcctcctcggcctccttggccttctcagcctcctcatcctcctccttctcctccttcccctcaTCATCCCCGGCCTCGGAAGCACTACCGCCATTAGTGGTAGGGTCTGGGGTTCCGCGCAGGGCGTCGGTGCTCGCATTACGATTCTTCGGATAAGTCGCCGACTCCTGCTTCTCGCGGTACTCGTCTTCCATGACGAAGACATTGCTCCGGATCTTCAGCAGCTGATCCCAGCCGATCTTGGCCGTCATCTCCGTCAGGATGTTGTACGCATGCTTAAAGGTACCGCGGtacgcggccgcgcgcaaGTTCAGCAGGCTCGGATCAACCTGCTCGGAGTATCGCGACTCGGGCTCGCTGTCGATCTCGTCCAGTCTTGTCTCGGGCAGGGTCGGGAGATGAATGTCTCTTGGTTCCGGCATCACTGGGGCGTCCTTGTCCTGGTAGGTGAACATGGGGCACGAGTTGAGAGTGGTGAGGGCATTCTCCCAGTCCTCCATGGCCACGTACACCTCAGCCAACCTGGCCCATGTCCCGAACTCACTAGGAGCTGCGATGGTACTGCGATCCGCGCAGCTGAGGGCCATCCGTAATCTCTCCTCTTTTTGCTCTGGTGTCGCCGCGGTCTGAGCCTTCTTCAGCAGGAATTCTGCCTGCGTGTCGAGCATCACGTAGTCCATCGGCAACTGCTTCAGAGCCTCGTAGAGGACACGTATCCCCTGCACTTCTTCATTGCCCATGAACAGGACCTTCGCAAGGAGAGACGCCACTTCGACGTGTTGCGCCCGCAATTTTTCAAAGAGGTTGATACCAGAGGTGTAACGGCCAGTGGTATGGAAGTACTTTAGCAGGCCGCTGGTGAGATGATTCGAAACCAGATTCGGGACCTGCACGACCGAGTCCGATCCAAGTTGCCAACCTAAGCATGTTAACGCCCTTGCTCCGCACGTCACTCCCAGCGTCGACGCCTTACCCCTAAGGAAGAGCTGCTCAGCCGCGCTGAGGAAGCGGTGCTCGGTCTCGGTGTTCGTCACTGGGTTAAACCGTCTAACACCAATGATCTTCCGGATAGTGTCGCCTGTTCCGTCGTCGGCATAGGAGTAGGCGCGCAGGACGCTACACAGATATGTTTCCAGCCAGAGCTCGTCAGTCGCCTTGCGTTTCTCGCCTCGCTCGTCGACGCAGTAGCTCTCGACGGATCCGGGGAACGGCGCATGGACGCGCATGTCGACTCGTGAGAAGGCATTGTAGCAGCTGCGAGCATGTCAATTGCCAAGTGCGTGCCAGTTTGAAAGCGGGATCGTTACCAGTATGTGCCCTCGAGCGTCTTGGTAGTCGCCGACGGGCCGAACTCTTTGTTGGCTAGCGTGTTGATGTAGGCAGCGAGAC is part of the Thermothielavioides terrestris NRRL 8126 chromosome 2, complete sequence genome and encodes:
- a CDS encoding uncharacterized protein (Contains conserved domain PAT1[pfam09770], Topoisomerase II-associated protein PAT1), with the protein product MLRKKDTFTVITPIPSFIPRQLAIDILHSHSEVITLNPLVLSHKPIAAPQNAETDEYYSTWYEITERIQVLPGIGKMGASTIKFNGCFHNMPWGLQTHIYAPMNVDLRNTYRIAGNQPGVEPPEPAEIGLKALGAPSDGLYLREDIEIRCNVTMLNFVKSQLKRAGAEMVRRIIKKAELLDAGVLQAMIEDGKLKTLNPADRSQSVRSPLPSPTNLHYAPSVRGSPPIGSPPTPYQVPRIQSMYAPPPGYYRPGTAGSQQGGAYHPQAPAFGFGAPDGPQELPAAEANQDPVEMPGDFYHAAPSLQPGRQSPQQAGHSPPLPGNRDSVIDPRQHPNTSPNPSVSGQWTTPVPRPVSISSNLGSRSPGLDSGAFPAPLAPHRETKEEHQHERQADAKHTSQPTQYVQYNPADYAKAPPGQAQYGHGQLGQRYNYAQ